From Pagrus major chromosome 18, Pma_NU_1.0, a single genomic window includes:
- the nkrf gene encoding NF-kappa-B-repressing factor: MAEGTCTGEMPSFDLSPSSEAKKRPNSSDGRDEPMRKMPVSKFGSRPRFEPVHFVSGGSSGGVGADEKENDKERRRSELYGTRQRDSEHSSYSSASRPQGGTSSLRPAFDRVPSYSSDSWASHRDRDRDIFSGSTSGLGYGGRGSTGSFMTKTQQDYSAKYEAHSSRNSDSYSQQHRYNGYGGGSRSGGRDSGRQGLGYGHQDRPSSSRPFCRVYNSPGRSSPTTSQLGSSSQPQPVAQSTLDEKQRLIANVASALAVAFRDPMFMTGSESPNYNFMLSRSIQACKTNPEYIYVNLKDIPQADLPKNRKVPTDGYACELRCQGVYLATGYSGSKNGARDRASEQAVKLFLKPVEVRVVQRKYRHSIVNDIVVCQMHSPTPAFLPALRNPEDKPTPSSKGQYEPDRRKHWTEFVVMDNAHDAICILNNSAAFNRMKIDYKFDLLPNSSAWLCSVFLQDELVAQSTGTKKSSKHAAAEEAVRKLRMNQAQRQQQQQQQQQQQEQEQQHQQQQQQQQQSQYSRGNNQSDYGGRFGQQVVKKKHLSELVILENSDNAICIINDTAQFNKVTADYKFTVLPDHRWRCEVYLEGQYVAAGIGPKKIVKHIAAEEALATLRQTQAVVKSNLRKEGHNDAISRSQILARSGEEATRQEIKEDNIGNQLLRKMGWKGGGLGRDGEGIAEPIRVKEQFSREGLGMDMDKTGNQLSKRDIEDIIRNYASSDRQDDLRFSTDLTNDERKQIHQISQKYGLRSKSYGQGRQRFLVVSRKVHKDQLIGQLLQEGQVGRYELVKPQASH, encoded by the exons ATGGCAGAAGGGACTTGCACTGGCGAAATGCCCTCCTTTGACCTGAGTCCTAGTTCTGAAGCAAAAAAGAGACCCAATTCTTCTGATGGCA GAGACGAGCCCATGAGAAAAATGCCTGTGTCAAAATTTGGTTCAAGACCTCGATTTGAGCCTGTACACTTTGTCAGTGGTGGAAGCAGTGGAGGAGTCGGTGCCGATGAGAAGGAGAACGATAAGGAGCGCAGGAGGAGTGAGTTGTACGGTACGAGACAGAGGGACTCTGAACACTCCTCCTACAGCAGCGCCAGCAGACCGCAGGGCGGCACCTCCTCCCTGAGGCCTGCGTTTGACAGAGTCCCATCGTACAGTTCTGACTCTTGGGCTTCCCatagagatagagacagagacattttTTCAGGTAGTACAAGTGGGTTGGGTTATGGAGGACGTGGGTCCACTGGAAGCttcatgacaaaaacacagcaggactACTCGGCCAAGTATGAAGCCCACAGCTCTCGAAATTCAGATTCCTATTCTCAGCAGCACAGATATAATGGATACGGGGGAGGGAGCAGATCAGGAGGCAGGGATTCGGGACGTCAGGGTTTAGGGTACGGTCATCAAGACCGGCCGTCGTCCAGCAGGCCATTCTGCAGAGTCTACAACAGCCCGGGCAGGAGCAGTCCCACCACCTCTCAGTTGGGCTCATCATCACAGCCTCAGCCTGTTGCTCAGTCAACATTGGATGAGAAGCAAAGGCTGATCGCCAACGTAGCATCTGCGTTGGCTGTCGCTTTTAGGGACCCTATGTTCATGACTGGAAGTGAGTCGCCAAACTATAATTTCATGTTGAGCCGTAGCATTCAGGCCTGCAAGACGAATCCTGAGTATATATATGTCAACCTGAAGGACATACCTCAGGCCGACCTACCGAAGAACAGGAAGGTTCCAACAGATGGTTACGCCTGTGAACTGAGATGTCAGGGAGTGTATCTCGCCACAGGATACTCCGGTAGTAAAAATGGAGCGAGGGACCGGGCCTCTGAGCAGGCTGTAAAACTCTTCCTGAAACCAGTCGAGGTTCGTGTGGTGCAGCGTAAATACAGACACTCAATAGTCAACGACATAGTCGTGTGCCAGATGCACAGCCCGACCCCGGCCTTTTTACCTGCACTTCGCAACCCAGAGGATAAACCGACGCCCAGCTCTAAGGGCCAATACGAGCCCGACAGACGGAAGCACTGGACGGAGTTTGTGGTTATGGACAATGCTCACGATGCCATCTGCATACTCAACAACTCTGCAGCGTTTAACAGGATGAAGATAGACTATAAGTTCGACCTGCTCCCCAACAGCAGCGCTTGGCTGTGCAGTGTCTTCCTGCAGGATGAGCTGGTGGCGCAGTCGACAGGCACTAAAAAGAGCTCAAAGCATGCGGCGGCTGAAGAGGCAGTGAGGAAACTTCGCATGAACCAGGCGCAGcgacaacagcagcagcagcagcaacagcagcaacaagaacaagaacaacaacaccagcagcagcagcagcagcaacaacaatcaCAATACTCCAGAGGAAATAATCAATCAGATTACGGTGGACGCTTTGGACAACAGGTCGTAAAAAAGAAGCATCTGAGCGAGTTGGTCATCCTGGAAAACTCTGACAATGCAATCTGCATCATTAATGACACAGCTCAGTTTAACAAAGTCACTGCTGATTACAAGTTCACGGTTCTGCCCGATCATCGCTGGAGGTGTGAAGTTTACTTGGAAGGACAGTATGTGGCAGCAGGAATCGGGCCTAAAAAAATAGTGAAGCACATCGCAGCAGAGGAAGCACTAGCCACCTTGAGACAGACGCAGGCTGTGGTCAAATCCAACCTAAGGAAGGAGGGTCACAATGACGCCATATCCCGATCCCAGATCCTGGCTCGCTCCGGTGAGGAGGCCACGAGGCAGGAGATTAAGGAAGACAACATAGGAAACCAGCTCCTCCGCAAGATGGGCTGGAAAGGAGGCGGTCTGGGCCGAGATGGTGAAGGCATCGCAGAACCAATCAGAGTGAAGGAGCAGTTCTCCAGAGAGGGGTTGGGTATGGACATggacaaaacaggaaaccagCTGAGCAAGCGCGACATTGAGGACATCATTCGTAACTATGCCAGTTCAGACCGTCAGGATGATCTGCGCTTCTCCACTGACCTCACCAACGATGAACGCAAGCAGATCCACCAGATATCTCAGAAGTACGGCCTACGGAGCAAGTCGTACGGACAGGGACGGCAGCGGTTCCTCGTTGTCAGTCGCAAAGTGCACAAAGACcagctgattggtcagcttCTACAGGAAGGACAGGTGGGACGATACGAGCTCGTGAAACCTCAGGCCTCTCACTAA